A single genomic interval of Babylonia areolata isolate BAREFJ2019XMU chromosome 26, ASM4173473v1, whole genome shotgun sequence harbors:
- the LOC143300329 gene encoding uncharacterized protein LOC143300329 — protein sequence MGEMIMDEPKSAIKHEGTYFIMDSEQLVCNPFHDLQSEAISEVQKRAQLSEKRTEKVTTVKNNVCDNHFFMERAQLEREKSRSMKILHDKSSKLRYEVKLLDLDRQKHRIEMKKRVMPERDYSYEEGQISNTEKRLGANIASFYLERRMKFPMRLKSVSDISTTPLVQKARQVLKLQEISTAPKAGRGDRAQTAKSLSSSTAASSSGDAPARPVQFRRRGSRSAPLVSRSYGGQAARDDTRLPAITDLHEPRNNKSGHVQFMFEDPLKILTSEDPLKILMTKDKDMDDSASLLSRPYTYHPGMGHDRDRLNSQDFFLDASDDEDDAYLPDHIDLRALLFDREGRREEIICMKSTGQGNTVPSAILRRSNAYAPKKTQDLMQQENEKVQSKVDRFLQEMHGQHEDSGSDEEEERGMFTALPRASRAPVQVPAIHHTKPSITTDDGDDTNTQQSSAEEEEARRRGHHHDDRRTPKIPRDAWKYIRGRSTDGSLRGTYSPEDIVLHTMTGVPLTRALTAGIPLHSAGRAMRHTATFRMRKVVQRLINERTKYQQHEIEELKRKMEQGMDLAQAAASLAPGPNAAIPGRDPPRNRSRMDSTRPLSQGVLG from the exons ATGGGGGAGATGATTATGGACGAGCCCAAATCGGCCATCAAGCATGAGG GCACCTACTTCATCATGGACTCGGAGCAGCTTGTGTGCAACCCGTTCCACGACCTGCAGTCCGAGGCCATCTCGGAGGTGCAGAAGCGGGCCCAGCTGTCGGAGAAGCGGACAGAGAAGGTGACGACTGTGAAGAACAACGTGTGTGACAACCACTTCTTCATGGAGCGGGCCCAGCTGGAGCGGGAGAAGAGTCGGTCCATGAAGATCCTGCACGACAAGTCCTCCAAGCTGCGCTATGAG GTGAAGCTGCTGGACCTGGACCGGCAGAAGCACCGGATCGAGATGAAGAAGCGCGTGATGCCGGAGCGGGACTACAGCTACGAGGAGGGCCAGATCAGCAACACGGAGAAGCGGCTGGGCGCCAACATCGCCTCCTTCTACCTGGAGCGCCGCATGAAGTTCCCCATGAGGCTCAAGTCCGTCAGCGACATCTCCACCACGCCGCTCGTCCAGAAGGCCCGCCAGGTGCTCAAGCTGCAGGAGATCAGCACGGCGCCCAAGGCGGGCAGGGGCGACAGGGCCCAGACCGCCAAGTCCCTGTCCTCCTCCACCGCGGCCTCCTCCAGCGGCGACGCCCCCGCCCGCCCCGTGCAGTTCCGCAGGAGGGGGTCCCGCTCCGCGCCCCTCGTGTCCCGGAGCTACGGCGGGCAGGCGGCGAGGGACGACACCCGACTTCCGGCCATTACCGACCTCCACGAGCCGCGCAACAACAAGTCCGGCCACGTGCAGTTCATGTTTGAGGACCCCCTGAAGATCCTGACCTCGGAGGACCCCCTGAAGATCTTGATGACTAAGGACAAGGACATGGACGACAGCGCGTCGCTGCTGAGCCGTCCATACACGTACCACCCGGGCATGGGCCACGACAGGGACCGGCTCAACTCCCAGGACTTCTTCCTGGACGCCTCCGATGACGAGGACGACGCTTATCTCCCCGACCACATCGACCTGCGGGCCCTGCTGTTCGACAGGGAGGGGCGGCGGGAGGAGATCATCTGCATGAAGTCCACGGGTCAGGGCAACACGGTGCCCAGCGCCATCCTCCGCCGCTCCAACGCCTACGCCCCGAAGAAGACCCAGGACCTGATGCAGCAGGAGAACGAGAAGGTGCAGAGCAAAGTGGACCGCTTCCTGCAGGAGATGCACGGGCAGCACGAGGACTCGGGCAGcgacgaggaggaagagaggggcatGTTCACGGCGCTCCCCAGGGCTTCTCGGGCCCCCGTGCAGGTGCCCGCCATCCATCACACCAAGCCCTCAATCACCaccgacgacggcgacgacaccAACACCCAGCAGTCCTCcgccgaggaggaggaggcccgTCGCCGCGGACACCACCACGACGACCGGAGGACGCCCAAGATCCCGCGGGACGCCTGGAAGTACATCCGGGGCCGCAGCACGGACGGGTCCCTGCGGGGCACGTACTCCCCGGAGGACATCGTGCTGCACACCATGACGGGGGTGCCCCTGACCCGGGCCCTCACGGCCGGCATCCCGCTGCACTCGGCGGGCCGGGCCATGCGCCACACGGCGACGTTCCGCATGAGGAAGGTGGTGCAGCGCCTCATCAACGAGCGCACCAAGTACCAGCAGCACGAGATCGAGGAGCTCAAGAGGAAGATGGAGCAGGGCATGGACCTGGCTCAGGCCGCAGCCTCCCTGGCCCCGGGGCCCAACGCCGCCATCCCGGGCCGGGACCCCCCCAGGAACAGGTCCCGCATGGACTCCACGAGGCCCCTCTCCCAGGGCGTGCTGGGCTGA